The region GAAATGGGCAAGCTCATGCGATTCCGTCCCGAACTCGTGGAGGCCGCGGCCAATGACGCCTGCGAAAGCCATCTTTACAATCACGAACAGCGCAGAGCGCATGTGCTCAAATCGGTAGGAGCCGATCCCAATGACCATACCATGCCGACCGCAAGCCTGCCACTTGCCGAAGCTGCGACGGCGCTACGTAAAACCTATCGCAAACAACTCGCCGCAATCATGGCGCAAGATGCCACTGCGAACGATCCCATCACAATCCAACCGCGCATCAGCACCGAACTTTCCGACCTAGCGGACGCGGCGCTTGAAGGCGCGCTCGCCATCGCACGCCATGAAGTGGACGGCAGCGAACATGTGCGTTTCGCCATCATCGGCATGGGCAAACTGGGCGCACAGGAGCTCAACTATGTATCCGACGTGGACCTGATCTACGTGGTGGAACCCGCCGACGCGGATACCAATGGCATGACGCTCAGCCGAGTCGGAACCAAAATGGCGACCACCCTGCAACGCGTATGCCAATCCGTCATTATGGGTGTCGCCGAACCGACTCTCTGGCAGATTGACGGCGGACTGCGCCCCGAAGGCAAGGATGGTCCACTGGTACGCCGGCTCGAATCCCATGAAGCCTATTATGAGCAATGGGCGGAAAACTGGGAATTCCAAGCTCTGCTCAAAGCACGCCCGGTAGCCGGCGATTCTGACCTTGGTCAAGCGTATATGAGCATGACCCGACCGTTCGTCTGGACCGCATCCAAACGAGACAACTTCGTTTACGATTGCCAGCAGATGCGCAAACGTGTCGAAGATCTTATCCCCAACCCGCTCAAAGACCGCGAAATCAAACTCGGCAGGGGAGGTCTGCGCGACGTTGAATTCACCGTGCAGATGCTTCAACTCGTGCATGGGCGCTCCGACGAGGCATTGCGTACCAGCTCCACACTCGAATCCCTGCAAGCCTTGGCCGAAGGTGGATACGTCTCACGCAAACAAGCCAAAAAACTCTCATGGGACTACCGATTCGAACGAGTACTGGAACACCGACAGCAAATGTGGGCGCTCAAGCGCACCCACCTGTTCCCGGACCTCGGCAAAGCCAGCGCAGGAGGCCTTGAACGCAAACGAGACATCACCATCGACGAGCTGAACCAAAATATCGAACTACGTCGACTCGCACGCGCGTTCCACTTGCATCCCGAAGAACTCGTCAACAAATATGATGAGACGCGTCGCGAAGTACGCCACCTGCACATGGACATCTATTACAGGCCCATGCTGCCCATCAACGCGGGACTCGACGACGAACAGGTGGAACTGTCCACGAAAGCCACGCAAGAACGATTCGAATCCATCGGATTCGCCGACGCCGACGCGGCCATGCGCCACGTCACCGCACTCACCGCAGGCATCTCCCGAGCCGCGAAAATCAACCGCATCCTGCTGCCCGCAGTATTGCAATGGCTCGGCGAAGGGCAGAATCCAGACATGGGACTGCTCAACTGGCGCAAACTCGAAGAAAACTTCGGTTCCGAAAGCGAATACCTCGGATTCCTACGCGACTCGCCATCAGCGGCACAACGCCTATGTCACGTACTATCCAACTCACGATTCCTCGGCGACGCACTCAACAAATCCGTCGAATCCGTCACTTGGCTCGGCAACGACGAATCCCTGCAACCACGCTCGCGCGAAAGCCTCAATATCCAAACCAAGGCAACGCTCGAACGCAACGCCGGCAACATCAACGACTTCGCCAACTCCATCCGAGCCATGCGCAGACACGAAATCGAACGTATCGGCCTCGCATGGATGAGCGGCGTGATTGACGATGAAGCATCGCTCGCCGGCATGACCGACGTATACGACGCAGCCATCGAAGCGTCACTGCAATGGGCCATCCGGCATCGCATCAACGACATGCAGCTCGAACAAGCGCCCGCCGCAATCGCCATCATCGGCATGGGACGCTACGGCGGCAGGGAAGTTAACTTCAGCTCCGACGCCGACGTGATCATCATCTATCGGCCAGCCGAAGGCGCCGACGACACCCAAGCCAACCTCTTCGCACGCAAAGTACAGGAAGACCTGCGCGCGATCCTGCAAGGCCCAACCACATTCGAACCAAAAATCGAACTCGACATGGACTTGAGACCTGAAGGCAAAAACGGACCACTCGTACGTTCCTACGCATCCTGCGAGGAATACTACCGATCCTGGGCAAGCACATGGGAACACCAGGCACTGCTACGCGCCCGGTACGCAGCCGGTGACGCGGCGCTCGCCGAGGACTTCCTGATGAACATCGCCGATCCGCTTAGATATCCGAAGATCGATCTTACGGAAACACAAATTGCTGAAATCCGTAAGCTCAAGGCACGTATGGAAGCCGAACGTTTGCCGCGCGGCGTACGCAGGGATCGCCATCTGAAACTCGGCAAGGGTGGACTATCGGATGTTGAGTGGACGATTCAACTGCTGCAATTGCAGCATGCGGGAGACAACGCCAACCTGCGCGTCAACGGCACATTGCAGGCATTGGACGAGCTGGAACATCGCAAGCTGATCTCCGCCGGCGACGCCGTGGTGTTGCGTAAGGCATGGCGCATGTGCACTGCCGCGCGCAACGGCAGCTATTTGTGGAGCGGACGCGTCAATCAGGCCGATATTCTGCCGGACGATTCATATTCGCTGGGAGGTGTCGCCGTGTATCTCGGCTACGATGCGAATCGCGGTCAGCATTTCGAAAACGATCTGCTTGCAGTAATGCGCAAAGCCCGCGACGTAACGGAACGTATCTTCTACGGTCTTTCGTGACGCTCCCGTTGAAGCATGCTTCATGAACACGCGGTGAACTGATGGGGTCTGCATTTCAGGCTATAGTTGGCTAGGTCACTTCGGGTGGCCACCTTCAACCACAAGTTGCATGAAAGGTGAGCCGTTGTCTTCAGTACTCGAACAGGCGGTTGAAACGCCGATGGTCGGAAAAAGTGTCATCACATTAGATGATCTTTCCATTCGCCAGATTCAGGAATTGCTCCACAAGGCGCAGTACATTGATTCTCATCGTAAAGAAGTGGCGCATGCCTGCGACGGCAGGGTGCTCGCCACTTTGTTTTATGAGCCCAGCACCCGTACGCGTCTAAGCTTTGAAACCGCCATGCTCCGACTTGGCGGCAAGGTGATCGGCTTCGCCGGCGCCCAGCTCGCTTCCGTGACCAAGGGCGAAACCATTTCGGACACTCTGAAAACCGTGTCCAACTACGTAGACGTGGTGGCGATCCGCCACCCGAAGGAAGGCGCTGCTCTCGTGGCGTCCCGCGCGGCTTCCGTACCGGTCATCAATGCCGGCGACGGTGGACACATGCACCCCACGCAGACCTTGGCCGATTTGGCGACGCTGCAGTCGCGCTTCGGTCGCGTGAACAATCTGACCGTCGGTCTGTGCGGCGATCTTACCTTCGGTCGTACCGTACACTCCCTGATCGAAACCCTGTGCCGTTTCGGCAATGTGAACTTCGTGTTGGTCAGCCCGGACGAGCTCAAGACCCCACAGTACGTGCTCGACCGTATCAACGCCACCGACTCCTGCTCCTACACGGAAGTCAAGGATCTCGTTTCCGTGATCGGCGATCTCGACGTGCTGTACATGACCCGCGTGCAGAAGGAACGATTCTTCAACGAAGACGACTATCTGCGACTGCGCGACACTTACATTCTCGACGAAGCCAAGATGGCTTACGCCAAAAAAGACATGGCTGTGCTGCACCCGTTGCCGCGAGTCAACGAAATTGCCGTTGAAGTGGATGACGACCCACGCGCCGCCTACTTCGAACAGGTCAAGAACGGCATGCTCATGCGCATGGCATTGGAAAGCTCGGTGGTTGGAGACGAACTGCCGGGATACGAACCGCTTGAATCCAAGGAGGTTGCGGCCTGATGGAAGTTACCAGCATTCAGAACGGCATCATCATCGACCATGTGCCTGCCGGCACTGCGCTCAAGGTGCTCGAATACCTGAAAATTGATCCGGCTAAGACCAAGCTTGCGCTGATCATGAACACCGACAGCCACATGTTCGGCACCAAAGACATCATCAAGATCGAAAGCGAAGAGGAAGCCGAAACCATCGACCTTGACGTGCTTGGCCTTGTGGCACGCACCGCAACCGTCGGCATTGTGCGCGGCGGCAAAATCGTAGAGAAAAAGCAGCCTACACTGCCGGAACATGTGGTCAATATCATCAAATGCGTGAACCCGCGCTGCGTGACTACCACCGAGCCGGCCGTGCAGATGTTCCACCTGGTGCATTCCGACCGTCAGGAATACCGCTGCGACTACTGCGACGAGGAAGCGAAGTTCTGACCCATGACCCTCACCCTTCACGACATCAAGGTTTGGAACACCGGCGAAGTCATCGACCTGATCGTCCCATCCGACACTGATGAAACGGTGGACGCTTCGGTCATGACCATCGCCCCGGGATTCGAAGATCCCCACGTTCACTTCCGCGATCCGGGACAGACCTACAAGGAATCCATGGTTTCCGGCTGCGCGGCCGCCGCCTCTGGCGGATACACGAACGTGCTCATTATGCCGAACACCGTTCCCGCCATGGATGGCGTGAAGGTGACGGCGGAGGAACCGGGCGCCAGCGAAGTGCTTGACGCCGGTTTCGACACGGTCATCGACTATTTGCAGCATTACGAACAAGCCCATGATGTGACCTTGCCGGTGCGCTATGACCTGTGCGTATGCGCTTCCAAAGGGCGTGCAGGCAAGGAAGCGACCGACGTGGCCGACTGGGTCGGCTACCTGCCGGAACATGATGACGACAACAAGGATGCCTATCAGCTGTGCCACCCGGTGACTGCCATCAGCGATGACGGTTCCGCGGTAACACCGGAAATCCTCGATCAAGTGTTCGACAACGTCAAGGAATCAGGTTTGTACCTGATCGAGCATTGCGAACACCACGACACCGGAGCGGTCAACGAGGGTCCCG is a window of Bifidobacterium catenulatum DSM 16992 = JCM 1194 = LMG 11043 DNA encoding:
- a CDS encoding bifunctional [glutamine synthetase] adenylyltransferase/[glutamine synthetase]-adenylyl-L-tyrosine phosphorylase, translating into MQHKFGALDLIRAGLQDLDKARTLFDELHNDGIDDDRMRLLLTTLEKACDPDVALSNLVDIIKVVQSQGEDFTNIIADENSFIRLITVLGVSDEMGKLMRFRPELVEAAANDACESHLYNHEQRRAHVLKSVGADPNDHTMPTASLPLAEAATALRKTYRKQLAAIMAQDATANDPITIQPRISTELSDLADAALEGALAIARHEVDGSEHVRFAIIGMGKLGAQELNYVSDVDLIYVVEPADADTNGMTLSRVGTKMATTLQRVCQSVIMGVAEPTLWQIDGGLRPEGKDGPLVRRLESHEAYYEQWAENWEFQALLKARPVAGDSDLGQAYMSMTRPFVWTASKRDNFVYDCQQMRKRVEDLIPNPLKDREIKLGRGGLRDVEFTVQMLQLVHGRSDEALRTSSTLESLQALAEGGYVSRKQAKKLSWDYRFERVLEHRQQMWALKRTHLFPDLGKASAGGLERKRDITIDELNQNIELRRLARAFHLHPEELVNKYDETRREVRHLHMDIYYRPMLPINAGLDDEQVELSTKATQERFESIGFADADAAMRHVTALTAGISRAAKINRILLPAVLQWLGEGQNPDMGLLNWRKLEENFGSESEYLGFLRDSPSAAQRLCHVLSNSRFLGDALNKSVESVTWLGNDESLQPRSRESLNIQTKATLERNAGNINDFANSIRAMRRHEIERIGLAWMSGVIDDEASLAGMTDVYDAAIEASLQWAIRHRINDMQLEQAPAAIAIIGMGRYGGREVNFSSDADVIIIYRPAEGADDTQANLFARKVQEDLRAILQGPTTFEPKIELDMDLRPEGKNGPLVRSYASCEEYYRSWASTWEHQALLRARYAAGDAALAEDFLMNIADPLRYPKIDLTETQIAEIRKLKARMEAERLPRGVRRDRHLKLGKGGLSDVEWTIQLLQLQHAGDNANLRVNGTLQALDELEHRKLISAGDAVVLRKAWRMCTAARNGSYLWSGRVNQADILPDDSYSLGGVAVYLGYDANRGQHFENDLLAVMRKARDVTERIFYGLS
- the pyrB gene encoding aspartate carbamoyltransferase; the encoded protein is MKGEPLSSVLEQAVETPMVGKSVITLDDLSIRQIQELLHKAQYIDSHRKEVAHACDGRVLATLFYEPSTRTRLSFETAMLRLGGKVIGFAGAQLASVTKGETISDTLKTVSNYVDVVAIRHPKEGAALVASRAASVPVINAGDGGHMHPTQTLADLATLQSRFGRVNNLTVGLCGDLTFGRTVHSLIETLCRFGNVNFVLVSPDELKTPQYVLDRINATDSCSYTEVKDLVSVIGDLDVLYMTRVQKERFFNEDDYLRLRDTYILDEAKMAYAKKDMAVLHPLPRVNEIAVEVDDDPRAAYFEQVKNGMLMRMALESSVVGDELPGYEPLESKEVAA
- a CDS encoding aspartate carbamoyltransferase regulatory subunit; protein product: MEVTSIQNGIIIDHVPAGTALKVLEYLKIDPAKTKLALIMNTDSHMFGTKDIIKIESEEEAETIDLDVLGLVARTATVGIVRGGKIVEKKQPTLPEHVVNIIKCVNPRCVTTTEPAVQMFHLVHSDRQEYRCDYCDEEAKF